The stretch of DNA TCCTCCTCTCTGAAATTATCTGCTACCACGGCCATACTTTCCCCCTATgtgcaataataaaattgcTTGAGTTTTCTTCTCTCGCCTGATTAGTTGCTATAATTACAGAggctatttttgtttattcagcCAGAATTTGGGGGTCAACAAAAATTAGGGAGGGCGGGAATGTGAACCCagcaacatgaaaaaaaaaaatggacatCTGATTAGTAATAACATGACCTTCGATGGGAATCGGAAAAGAGGAACGAGCGTTTAAAATTGCGCGTTAGGAGCGGTTGACCAGTTTGTCCAGCACGCGGATGCCACGCTCATTGTACTCTTCCCTCGACATCCAGAAAGATTCTTTGTCTTTCATGACATCGGCCAATACGGCACCACCAATGAAAACCATGTCTTTACGGCGAGGAGGATCTTCAATacgaattttgaatttctgcGTGCCAAGAAAAGAGTAGTAAGTAAAATGTACGTCTAGAACACAAAATTTCATCGTTGTACCGTAAGTTTCTCCGTGTCGCCTTTAAGAACTCGTTCAAGGTACAGCTGTTTGATTTCCCGTTCGAGCCTAGACGGAAGTCCGGGATACATGGTTGAACCGCCTGAAAGGACGATGTGTTTGTATAGCGACGGGCGGACATCGATGTCGGCCGCTTGGATAGTCGAGAAGACTAGCTCGGCGATTCCTGACCCTTCAACGTTGATCAAGTGAGGCTGGAAAAGCGCTTCAGGGGCTTCGAACCGTTCACCACCCACTTTGATGACGCGCCCATCTGGAAGCTTTTTtagaaatcgaattttttggtttttaaatatGCCATGGCCACAGCGACTCGAAGgtagaataaagggaaacttACTGTGTATGATTCGACTAAAACGGTTGTTTCGAGAGCCAGTTTTTGTTCCGTTTCAATGTTATAGCCAATATaacaaagtttttctttcaactggCGAACAGTTTCAAAGTCTGCCGTATGATTGAATGCGTAGCCTCTCAGCAGCAAGAGCTATAAAGAGGAATATTACTGAATTCATGCCAAACTATTGCGGGATGGATCATTGATTCTACCTTGATGAGATATCGGGTAATATCTCTTCCGGCAATGTCAAGACGTCTGGTTAAGTGAGGCATTGCAAACCCTTCGTACACAGGACAAATGTGAGTGACACCGTCTCCAGAATCGACAACAACTCCCGTCAGCAGACCCTGTGCGTAAAGTGTTAGAACTGCTTGGATGGCCACGTAGGTTCCGGCAAATCCATATTTTTCGAACATGACCTGTAACAAACGGCACAAAGATTCGAATTTTTACACACCcatttccaccaccaccattgaAACATGGTGacaattaaaaacatttacctCAATCATTTTCTCGCGATTCTTCAAAGGGTTCATCGGAGGCTCTGTTAGCAAGACCTTACATTGGTGAGGGTCAATGTTCATTTTCTCAGGGCCAAAAGTGTAATCCCACACATGACACATGTCTTCCCAATTCCTAAGGAACACAAACAAGCAGATTTATAAACACCAGttcaaatttaataaatgtATCGATATATACCTAACGATTCCGTTTTCCATAGGGTAGTTCACTTCAAGCATTGAGCGAAGTTTACTCGCGTCATCTCCGACCATTAAATCCTGTTGATAAAAGTCTTCATTAATttagattcaattaaaaagaacACTAAGTTACATGCAACTAAACATCAATGCAAAATTCCAACAAACAATATCACACCATAAAGTGCTCAATACTTACAGATATGTGAGCAAATCCCTGATTGAAAGGCAAGCAATTAAGCCAAAATCATGATTCAGTTCattagaaaataacaaaacctttttttacaatcaaaatcaaaactcCACAAAGACATTCATGTTATAGGACGGCACAAGTTGGTTTTTTACTATCACTGTTATGACTTTATAGGTTTTTAAACTATATCTGTGTTATAAGAACATGacacagatttttttaaatgcaaaacATGTGAGATTCCCTCTGTACTTATCCTTGGAATGTCACCTTAATTTGATAACCCTAGAAAGTTTTGTGTGATGTCGAAACCATGGAAATGGACAGTAAGATCGAAACtgcttgaaagaaaagaattttatcaTACCTTCACTTCGATGTCACCAATTTTGTTGGCAGCGCGAATGATAGGTCGTCCAACCAAAGATGGGAAGATATGTGCTGGAAAGTTTGATCCTGCATATCCAACTTTGACAAACTATCCAACATTGATAAAGGTGAGTTGCTAGTTTGCTACATGGCCGGCAAAACaacattaataaatatttcaaaagaaaaaaataactcacCCCTGTTCCATTATCACAAACTAATACTTTTCTTCCTTGACTATCCATCTCAAAGTTTGTTAATAGTTGATTTTATATTGATAATCTCAATTCGTGAACAATACGACACACAATTTGACAGCGCCCTAAAACCAAAACTACTTCCCGTCGGAGCCAGACGATAGCAGCTCATGGGGGTTGGGAGTTGCCACGGCAACCGATTGCTTAACATCATTGGTTAATCCAGCTGGTTAATCAGTTAACTCTGGTTTTAAATGACTATCTCGAATCgttataaaatatttgagataaagtttcttaaaaaaaattttgaaattgtaaagtatagattttaaattaatttgtgaACTACATTATTTTGATGCAATGATTTATCTGAAGAATTTTGGCAACGCCGTTAATCaaccgggaaattcaaaatgttcaataacagacaaaaaagaattaaataaattaaacgaaTGAATTGTATATGCATACTAAAGTCAAATACTCTTACCAACACTGAATATTATCCATTGAAGCATGCAACACTAGAACATCTTCTTTAAAGAACATGAAACCAAACTGGCCAAAATCATAGGAAGGCTGAGGAAACTAAATTGAGTAAATTCCTTGGCAAAGCAAGAACTTGATGAtgcattcaaatttaaaaaggatatttcaaagattttttgcCATTCTTTTATTCCAAGCCTGTTCATGCTGTACACATGTTGTACATtaccaaattttcaaaatttttcatgTTATCAAATCAGATCACAAAACAGCCTTtactgaaaaatatttaggtAGCAATTCTTGATATACTTTTAGATCTTTATCTAAAAACACACAGAATATCACTCTTTCCAATGTTGATTCATCACTTTcaagaaattttcttgttgttaaCAATGCTACTGCAGCTGCATCTCTATTGGGGTAACCATAAACCCCAGTTGAAATGCAGGGAAATacctaattaaaattttgaagatgaagaaatggaATCCCTAAAAGGTACTAGAATGTAAAATCATGACTTACTATTGTTtttagttcatttttattcgcAAGTTTAAGACTATTAGAATAACAATCAGACAGCAAGTTAGAGTCTTGGTCCATAGGTCCAACAGTCTGAATCACATCTGGAAACATAAATACTGTATAGAAACAGGATATCATTCATACTTTTTCTAGAGAAAAATTTACACTTTGCAGGTAGTTTGTATCCTCCTGTCAGTTTAGCATCCCCTGTTTGACAACCACCTTTGATAGATTGACATTCTTCAAGAAGATAAGGACCAGCTGCTTTATGAATTGCTCCATCAACTGTTGAGGTAACACAAAACATTGATaaacaatttagaaattttcaatattctttattaaatttcacctccaccaccaccagccaaCCTGCTATTGGCTGCATTGACAATCGCTCCAACTTCTAGTTGAGTTATATCCCCTTTCCAAAGAGAAACTTTAGaattgattgataaattgGGTTTTAAATCAGTATTGTTTCCATCTGATGTAGAATggggaatttcttttgatgtctCTTCCCAAGTTGGAATCTCTTTCACTGAAACACAATGTTGATTTCGAGTTGCAGTGCTTTTTTCAAAGTACTCTGTAAAGAATGTAATTACATGATAAAGCAACCACAGCCTTCTTCAAATTCTAATTATACCTTTGGCTTCCtgccaatttttgaattctttcgccataatggaaattgatttattgaaatatcCCTTCGgtattaaatatttaccaaTCGTTTGAATGAAATACATACACTACGTTGTTATGTACGAAGCGATTTTCAGGCGATTTTTAGGTGTGTGTTAGTCAGCTGTTAGTACTGATCGGCTAGTCGGCTGCTGGTGATTGCCTAAATCTAAAGGTAAACAATTGCAAATCgtcataatttattttaaattacattaaTATATAGATTATGTAATTCATTGATAATTCAAAGTTTTAATATGTAAAgtatttggaaaattttcatGTTGCATCTGGTATGTtccttaaaatatttcctttccgttttctttgagTGTTTAGGGATTTATTGGTAAGCGGCTATCCTGCCATTTTCGTGAATGAGAAAAGTAGACTGAGTGTAGACGACGGAAGACATTTTGGATTGCATCTGTGAGCAACTTGCATAGGTAAATATATTTTACTGTGCGTCTCCTTTCTTGTTAAACTTTGTATTGCATTACCGATTAATTTGTTGTGAGATCTGTTTGTAGTTTCCAAATATTTGTGAAGGCTAAATGATCTATACTCTCAGGTCATCAACATGTTTGCGACTCGAACCCGGCTAGCTGTTCGTCAAGGAACAGTCCTGCAGAGGCAGTTTGGAATATCTGCAGTTGTTGCTAATAAAGCAGTTGATCCCATTCAGAAACTCTTTTTGGACAAACTGAATGAGTACAAAGTCAAGAGCAAGTATGTATTAGATTTTATCATTTCTGTTACCATCTGTTAATTATTGGTGTTCTTTAGAGCTGCCGGAGGAAAATTGGTCGACCCATCTCCTGCTATCCAGAAAGATATTGCAACTGAGCTGGACAGAGTTCGCCGTGTTTATGGTGGAGCTGATGGAGCCGATATGACCAAGTTCCCCACTTTCAACTTCCCTGAACCCAAAGTTGATCCCATTAATTCTTAAACACTGAGAAAAATATAGTAGTGGTAAGACATTAAGATTGCTATGGATCTTCAATTCTTCATTGAAGACTCAggtgtaaataaataattagaaaaccAATTCAACTACATTGGTATAGCGCCAGTTTGTCAatgtatttttgaaaattcagtcacatttgaatttttacacATGCCAAGGAAGTTTCTAATTTAAAACTATCTATTGCAGGGGTGATACTTTATGAGGCACTAAGATTTTGGAATATCCATTTGCAATCTGCTGCCAATCTTTGcctgtaaaaaaaactggaattaATAATGGCTATCAATTGAAACTTAGACCGTAATTACTTTTCATTTGTTGAAACACTAAATTAGTTGCTGCTGAGAGTGTGGGGTGTTTCCAAAGCAGAACTGAAGTATTTAAATTCCCGTGTAGTGTTTGGAATGCGCCGATGAGAAGATTGCCACTATTTTGCTCAATTAAAGTTGGActtttttccagttgatttGGAGTGATAGGAAACGTCTGCAGTTGATACACGCCCTTTTCCACCGAGTTGCTCAGTGTGATTCCAGGTATGACTGAAACTACGGAATTTTGCTGGCCACTCATCCAAGGcaaaattttgccaaaatagCGTTGTATCCATTCGCTGTTTCCAGCTAAGCTTGCTCGTACTTGTGCGCGATGCTCTAAACTATCTGCAGAGTGCAAGGTAAATTTATCTTGCTAGTTAATGCACTCACCCAAAAATTACTTGAGCTCATTAATTAGCTCTGATCCGAACTAGAAAGTAGGAACAGctgttgaaaattttgtttaccgtATTCCCATATGTGTACTACTTCGTTAAGTCCGCCTAACTCACTTGTCCAATATCCAATCAGTTTGGACTGAGAAGTTCTCAGATGAAATTCTTCTGAAgtcaaattaagaaaatctTTAACATTTTGTGGCCATATTGCATAGGTTCGTAGTTCGTAGATTTTCGTTGGTGTAACCACATGTTGATTATGCTGGTATCGTCGACCTTGGGGCGCACATATCAACCGACGCAGAATATTCTGGTTCCTCGCCCTTGTCTGTGTAACAAGGTAACAAATTTAGATAGTTCGTCTGTGTTATAACAACATGGCATAAAGTATGCTGATTCGAAGTATttgcaaattgaaaatattcagTAGTTCACAATTAATTAATAAGAAACCATTGGATTTATTAGAATGCAGCTCACCCAAGTTTGTTCAACATACATACCAACATATTTCCAGCGCAAGTTCTCTGAGAGTAAACAAATGTGCGTTTTATCTCGGACGAAAGTCCAcacagaaatgaaacaaaaataggtTAGCAACTCCCGCGGGGCATTTAGAAACTTGTTTCCTTGGATTTACAGATTCAGACGAGTGGCCGTCtacacttcttttttcagttACTTGAAACTCCATGAATGAATGATTATATGCACGGACATTTTCAAATCCTATCAATGAGTTGGCAGCGTTCAAGCAGTATTATACTTAAAGCATTTCTAAGCTTGTGCTTGCGCACATATAGAGTAATACAGTACAGGCAGCAATAAATCTATGTTGAGTATTCACCtcgggaaaaaatgaagagttTTTAACATATTCTTTTCCCGAACTTGAACTACTCCTTACTCGAAGGTCCCCCCTGTTGGCAACGCATTGAAGCACAATTGTTTGAATCTGAGCGATATCGGGCGCTTTATTGCCATTTGCCATTACAGTGTAAAGTAAAACGTTTAACAGATAAGAATAACAgatatagaaaatattttctacttCTATATCTCTTATTGAAGCTAGAGCTAGAGTCCATTGCAAATTCAAAGTAAGTTGTGCCTTGTGtgtttttaacattaaaattcGTGATGTTAGTCCTAATATTTTAGAAACTACCAactatatacagtatatatatatttcaaattttgcagattaaaaaaaagcgctgttttttaatagtgtattagaCGAATTTGATGAATAACGatttattatgtttttaaataatggcattaaaatttagttctttTATCTTCTAAAAGCCAGTAATACCAAATCAAGGAATGATTgttaaaaaactaataaaattcgTTTCAAATAGAGATAAGTCCCCTCCCCTActtctcagaaaaagaaaaatgcactCATTActaatttaaaaacttttttttatgtttttttttttttaatataagcATGACAAATTCGGTTACTTTGTATCTGCACTTACAGAATCGTTGCTTATTACAGTTTTAACTGTATATAGGCTCTACTTTTCGCTCATTTTTCGTTAACAAATCCTTTATGATCGTTGAGTAAAACAGTTTTGAAAATGCTATTTAGTTCCGCTACCAGTGTTTCATAGCGGTATGCAACGCGTATGTCAGGGACGTTCGTCCTGAAAATGTCATTACCGGCCACACCTTCGCGTGTATAGTTGGGGCCTAGCCAATGTTGTTTCACCTGTTATTTAACACAGCTATTTTaccttcaaaataaaaaaaaatattttgaaaggTAATTTACTTTATGAGGGTAGCCACTCATTCGAACGGAATTATGAGCCAATTCACACATGTCGCACGGGCTAAGTTTCCACACTTGAGCTGCAATGCTGTATTCTTCCATTAAAGGTTCctaaagatttttcaaaatatagaAACACATAAAGAAACTCTATGTAAAATTTTAACAGATAGCTACAGGGAAATAAGAATAAGTAACTGAATTCTTAATTTATGAGAAGTATTTATGTTAGAAATTCATAACTGTTCATCCATACTTTggtgaaatgaaattgaagcGGATCATCTGTCGAAAGAGAAATGCACATTCCTCGGGCCAGAAACTCGGGAAGTGGATTGCGAtgataattcaaaaaaagagaattattGCTCAATGGAGACATTGCTATTCCGATCTGGCACAAGTAGTATAAATACTGCAACACTGGGACCTGTCACCACACCAAGCAGATTCACATATTAATCGATGATGCAGTACAAACGAGTAGAGTTAACAAGAATTCACCTTTCTCAATAGCAAACCATGAGAAATATTTTCAGCGAGAAGGAAACCACAAATCAAATGTTGAACTGGCCCTGCTTCGCCGCAATGAGGTCTGAAGACGAAAGTGTTCATTCCTCGTGACctgataaattgttttatcGTGGTGCATTACAATGACATGTTTAATTTTGGATGAAACTCATTGCTTACTTTCGAAATTGGTTTAAAACACACATATTGGCGTAAACGTAGTAGACGTAATAAGCGTAAGgaggattttcttcttccgtccacTCTTCCGGTGTTGGAACTTCTCTATCGAACACCGGATGTTCAGGTTTACTTTCATCGTCAACAGAATCAAAACCCACCAACTGTTCAATTAACAACAATTaggttaattaaaataatttaaaaaaaatgcgataGCAAAAGATCCTATGCAGTGGGAGCCATCTCTGGTGGGAGCAAAGAAAATAACAGTTTACCTGTTTAAGAAAACAATGTAACTCGGGATGCGCTTCTGGATTGTTGGTTGCTTCGAATAAAGGAAGAAATAGATTGTCGATCAGTTGTTGAAAGTTGCTAATCAGCTTGTTTGATCTATAAATATCACTGCAAAGTAGAAATGTATAGGTAAAATACTTTTTGTAAACTCCCTTTCATTTACAGTAAAgcttaaaacatttcaaattttgtataaaGGTTCGTGACTTAATAATACtactaagaataaaaaaataaataaatgaattacgTGGTGAACTAGAGTATATAGTATTATTGCGCCAGAGAGGTGGTCTTCGCAGGTCTCTAGAACTAACATAATCTATCAAATTTAACAGTATGCATCGAATAGTGATGAAATGAGATACCAAAACAATATTCCGCCTTCGTGAGAAACCGTGAGATAACTGTTCTTCAAATGtatttaatataataatgCTATTAAAGTAGAATTTACTTACTATAAACGCGGCATTTGAACCAGCCAGCGGATATTGTCCGAATAAACTTGAAAGTTGTGAGCCCACTTGGCCAATTTCTCCCACTCATCCCTGGATTTTCCATAGACAGATAGTCGCAACTCGGCATTTTGATATTTACTCTCCTCCAAGTCTGCGGCTACCTCCTGGATTTCAAACAACAAAGTCGGTAGGATCAGCGGCaacttattttattgttttagtTCTTAATTGTACTTTAATAATTTCTGCAAAATATTTCCCTCCCACGTAGTTATCGGTTTTAAGAAATACTTCGCGTAAACGACTTTCTCCTATAGGATTATATTTCGCATTGAACTTATCGAATCGATGGAAGGTATTGCGAtcctaaaacaaaagaaagatgcttgaaaaacagaaaaaaagaactgtaCACGTTTAACTGTATGTGTGGATATGCACGTACCGCGTGAACGTCAAGCATGTCGACTGTCAAATCATAAGCGGAGAGATTCATTTCTTCGAACACTTGATTCAATGTCAACTCCTGGCCTTTTTTGTTCAGACAAACAACTTCGTTGCCGCTGtccctcatcttcttcttaatGAAGCGcaataaatgtttttggttCATACACGAAGCTGCGTGAATGTGAGTGTCCaccttcgaaaaaaaaaagtagatgaACTTTGATTAGACCTTCTTTATCGATTATATGATTAAACCGAATTATTACTTTTCGGATGTTGTAGAAATCTCGATGCGGGACGCACTTTTGGAGAGCTAACTCTTGCATTTCGTTTAAAAGAACGTGAAGTTGGTATTTGGCTGAGAGATACGTAAGTCGGCGATAGCAGAATGATTTCCTTGAAAGTGAACAAATcagagaaaaatttgtaaaacctTAAAGTAAACTATTAAGataatcaattgaattacaaTGGCCCATTTGATATCATGTTGCACATTTTGTGAACGTCGTCAATGTACTTCTTGAACACCGGGTAGGAGAAATTCAGACTTTCACCATTATCGGCTGCCTCTTGACTTTCGTAAACTTGAAATACACCATCCAAGGCCTTAATGACGCAGTTTGCCGATTCAGGAATTTCGCCGTCGTTGTGCGATGACAAGACGTGAGGCGGAGGGTGAATTGGGTGATCTAACGTGGTAAAACCAAAGTTAAACAAGTTGAAATATACTTGAAAAAGACATAGGATCGCTTTCAAGgatgcttttttttctaaaacaaaaatacatacATTGCCTTTTTTACTGTCAAACTTTCAGTGACGAAGATGAACTACGGCAAACATTAAACCAGTAAAGACTATATAATAGATTGAGCCTGTCTACATTTATTATATGTAGACTAGGACTCAactttaaatatataaaatattttcttgacaATAAATTAGGCATTTGTTCTACGAGGCAAGAACACGTTATCACAGAACAGCCCTCAACATTCACAGAGATCCTTCGAGCTTTGGCATTGGGGTAGTATGTCGTTGTCATACGTTCTTGCTCAATTCTTCGACTGAAACATGAAAGGTAAAATCTCTATGTGTGCTGTGAGTGGAAATCGAATCAGAAAGGTAGAAGTATTAATTATAGATCTATGTTAGCCCAAACTCCACTTCGGTACCGAATTGTCGGtataagggaaaaaagagaaagatttgcAGACTCTGCTGGTAGAGAAGGATGGAGTAGGTCTTAATATGATAAGAGCATGTAAGGGACAAGGTGGGAAAACACACGAACAAGACGAGCACAGAATAATCACACATTTGCTCATGGACCTTTGATACCTGGCTtttcagccatttggtattgcAAACTTGGGACTTCCATATCAAAGTGATTTGCGGCCTGGCCTCCACCTTTTGGACAATAATCGAATGGTCAGGCAACATAAATTGATGTAAAATAAACCAATTATATCGTCGAGTGTTTGTATCGCATCTCGGAAACACCAGCCATTTTCATTTACCTCAGCTGGGAAACCATATCTGATTTTACCAGCGTTTCTTCGCTATATCATGCGTTCGGAGGCATACGGCTGGTATAggaaattttcgaattttcttgtttgtcaaTTTCCATCTacaatgtttttgtttcacttcAACATAGAAACGACATTTACCTTCTacggtctttttttcttcgtggaCCGTTTCCACATCTGCAATGCCGTTCCGTTCGTTGGTTTGAAGGAAACGGGCTGTGGTCGAAGGGAAGGAGTGCGCAGCCGGGCGGCAATAATCTCTGCGGAGTGTCAGCGATTTAATCAGCAGTTCAGAGGCGTCCAACAAATCTTCATAGGGAAcctttcaacaacaaaattaccaATTAATAAGTCTCCAGTcatgaattaaattaattgaaaaggACCGAAACTCAGACCAATGAAAGCTAATGGAACCAGTATCCGAAAATCCAATATCAGTAGCCGCCAGTGTCATTATTAGCAATGGACAACTGAAATCGGAGCTAGGTTAGACTAACTGTGCGCCACACCAAAACATGTCATCTACTAGCACAGTAATACCCTACACAACAAAAGGGGCCAATCATCACTGAATTGAAGGTAAGGCCAAGTTTACCTCCAAGTTGACTCTAAGCAGCGAACGCCACAATTCCTGATGATAGATTACAAACACAACTCGACTTTAAATTTCAATAGataacacaaataataaatgtataaaaacTTCGCTCTatcgcttttttttaatagtatCAACATCCGTCTGTATCTATTCTTTCAGTATCCGATTCGAAAGGTTTAATAGCGGAATCGATTGAtactacagttttttttttcggcgaTCCATTGCCAATTGTGACATGCAACTAAAAACTAGCcgatgaataataaaaagaactcAGCTTACTCCTCCTGTGTCCTCATCTCCTGTAATGGAGACTCGTTGGAAGAGTGGCGTGTAGTCTTGTTCAACAGTGGGTAAACCAGTAGCGGCTGCCTGAGACGAATCGATTTCGATTCCAGGTTCGTGAGAAGTTGTTAGATGCGGAACTAATTCTGGTGGGAATCTAatggaattaaattaaaaacaaa from Daphnia pulex isolate KAP4 chromosome 4, ASM2113471v1 encodes:
- the LOC124192652 gene encoding AMP deaminase 2-like isoform X12, whose amino-acid sequence is MSERRISYPFVETKVASNLGVRFPPELVPHLTTSHEPGIEIDSSQAAATGLPTVEQDYTPLFQRVSITGDEDTGGVPYEDLLDASELLIKSLTLRRDYCRPAAHSFPSTTARFLQTNERNGIADVETVHEEKKTVEDHPIHPPPHVLSSHNDGEIPESANCVIKALDGVFQVYESQEAADNGESLNFSYPVFKKYIDDVHKMCNMISNGPLKSFCYRRLTYLSAKYQLHVLLNEMQELALQKCVPHRDFYNIRKVDTHIHAASCMNQKHLLRFIKKKMRDSGNEVVCLNKKGQELTLNQVFEEMNLSAYDLTVDMLDVHADRNTFHRFDKFNAKYNPIGESRLREVFLKTDNYVGGKYFAEIIKEVAADLEESKYQNAELRLSVYGKSRDEWEKLAKWAHNFQVYSDNIRWLVQMPRLYDIYRSNKLISNFQQLIDNLFLPLFEATNNPEAHPELHCFLKQLVGFDSVDDESKPEHPVFDREVPTPEEWTEEENPPYAYYVYYVYANMCVLNQFRKSRGMNTFVFRPHCGEAGPVQHLICGFLLAENISHGLLLRKVPVLQYLYYLCQIGIAMSPLSNNSLFLNYHRNPLPEFLARGMCISLSTDDPLQFHFTKEPLMEEYSIAAQVWKLSPCDMCELAHNSVRMSGYPHKVKQHWLGPNYTREGVAGNDIFRTNVPDIRVAYRYETLVAELNSIFKTVLLNDHKGFVNEK
- the LOC124192652 gene encoding AMP deaminase 2-like isoform X7; translated protein: MSYRSLPIAIPKWRDSLSESESPNFSQKSACFSYGGRSLLSPVSGTEDGFQDLSSASRTNRATPNEISAPYEVPQFPIEEIERKLAIQRQLSLRFPPELVPHLTTSHEPGIEIDSSQAAATGLPTVEQDYTPLFQRVSITGDEDTGGVPYEDLLDASELLIKSLTLRRDYCRPAAHSFPSTTARFLQTNERNGIADVETVHEEKKTVEGGGQAANHFDMEVPSLQYQMAEKPGIKDHPIHPPPHVLSSHNDGEIPESANCVIKALDGVFQVYESQEAADNGESLNFSYPVFKKYIDDVHKMCNMISNGPLKSFCYRRLTYLSAKYQLHVLLNEMQELALQKCVPHRDFYNIRKVDTHIHAASCMNQKHLLRFIKKKMRDSGNEVVCLNKKGQELTLNQVFEEMNLSAYDLTVDMLDVHADRNTFHRFDKFNAKYNPIGESRLREVFLKTDNYVGGKYFAEIIKEVAADLEESKYQNAELRLSVYGKSRDEWEKLAKWAHNFQVYSDNIRWLVQMPRLYDIYRSNKLISNFQQLIDNLFLPLFEATNNPEAHPELHCFLKQLVGFDSVDDESKPEHPVFDREVPTPEEWTEEENPPYAYYVYYVYANMCVLNQFRKSRGMNTFVFRPHCGEAGPVQHLICGFLLAENISHGLLLRKVPVLQYLYYLCQIGIAMSPLSNNSLFLNYHRNPLPEFLARGMCISLSTDDPLQFHFTKEPLMEEYSIAAQVWKLSPCDMCELAHNSVRMSGYPHKVKQHWLGPNYTREGVAGNDIFRTNVPDIRVAYRYETLVAELNSIFKTVLLNDHKGFVNEK
- the LOC124192652 gene encoding AMP deaminase 2-like isoform X11, giving the protein MSERRISYPFVETKVASNLGVRFPPELVPHLTTSHEPGIEIDSSQAAATGLPTVEQDYTPLFQRVSITGDEDTGGELWRSLLRVNLEVPYEDLLDASELLIKSLTLRRDYCRPAAHSFPSTTARFLQTNERNGIADVETVHEEKKTVEDHPIHPPPHVLSSHNDGEIPESANCVIKALDGVFQVYESQEAADNGESLNFSYPVFKKYIDDVHKMCNMISNGPLKSFCYRRLTYLSAKYQLHVLLNEMQELALQKCVPHRDFYNIRKVDTHIHAASCMNQKHLLRFIKKKMRDSGNEVVCLNKKGQELTLNQVFEEMNLSAYDLTVDMLDVHADRNTFHRFDKFNAKYNPIGESRLREVFLKTDNYVGGKYFAEIIKEVAADLEESKYQNAELRLSVYGKSRDEWEKLAKWAHNFQVYSDNIRWLVQMPRLYDIYRSNKLISNFQQLIDNLFLPLFEATNNPEAHPELHCFLKQLVGFDSVDDESKPEHPVFDREVPTPEEWTEEENPPYAYYVYYVYANMCVLNQFRKSRGMNTFVFRPHCGEAGPVQHLICGFLLAENISHGLLLRKVPVLQYLYYLCQIGIAMSPLSNNSLFLNYHRNPLPEFLARGMCISLSTDDPLQFHFTKEPLMEEYSIAAQVWKLSPCDMCELAHNSVRMSGYPHKVKQHWLGPNYTREGVAGNDIFRTNVPDIRVAYRYETLVAELNSIFKTVLLNDHKGFVNEK
- the LOC124192652 gene encoding AMP deaminase 2-like isoform X10 — its product is MSERRISYPFVETKVASNLGVRFPPELVPHLTTSHEPGIEIDSSQAAATGLPTVEQDYTPLFQRVSITGDEDTGGELWRSLLRVNLEVPYEDLLDASELLIKSLTLRRDYCRPAAHSFPSTTARFLQTNERNGIADVETVHEEKKTVEGGGQAANHFDMEVPSLQYQMAEKPGIKDHPIHPPPHVLSSHNDGEIPESANCVIKALDGVFQVYESQEAADNGESLNFSYPVFKKYIDDVHKMCNMISNGPLKSFCYRRLTYLSAKYQLHVLLNEMQELALQKCVPHRDFYNIRKVDTHIHAASCMNQKHLLRFIKKKMRDSGNEVVCLNKKGQELTLNQVFEEMNLSAYDLTVDMLDVHADRNTFHRFDKFNAKYNPIGESRLREVFLKTDNYVGGKYFAEIIKEVAADLEESKYQNAELRLSVYGKSRDEWEKLAKWAHNFQVYSDNIRWLVQMPRLYDIYRSNKLISNFQQLIDNLFLPLFEATNNPEAHPELHCFLKQLVGFDSVDDESKPEHPVFDREVPTPEEWTEEENPPYAYYVYYVYANMCVLNQFRKSRGMNTFVFRPHCGEAGPVQHLICGFLLAENISHGLLLRKVPVLQYLYYLCQIGIAMSPLSNNSLFLNYHRNPLPEFLARGMCISLSTDDPLQFHFTKEPLMEEYSIAAQVWKLSPCDMCELAHNSVRMSGYPHKVKQHWLGPNYTREGVAGNDIFRTNVPDIRVAYRYETLVAELNSIFKTVLLNDHKGFVNEK